The Acomys russatus chromosome X, mAcoRus1.1, whole genome shotgun sequence genome segment CCCTCATTTTAAACTAGGATAAAGTCATTAATAAAATAACCGAAATTGAGTGTGGTTATCGCACACATGTAATCTCAGATACTCTGCAGGCTCAGTGACAAGGATAGGACATCCAAAGCTTGGCTAGGCAACAGTGAGACtatatatcaaaaattaaaagcatagtaATAGCCTAATAAAAATAATCACCCCTGTCCTGCACCCCTCTTCTGATGACCTTGCTGTCCCACAGTTGCCTCCAGTCTCTCCTCAAAGCCACCACAGGCCAGTCCACTAGCACTTGGGCCATTGCCTGCCTCAAGCTCATCTTCATTGCCATCAAGCCAAAAGGCATCCCATGCTGACTGGTGAAGATCATCAGGGGCTCCGAGCAGAAGGGGTTATTCATGATGGCCATGAACTTCCTTTGGGCTTCAGACAAGTACCTGAAGCAGTACCATACTAACGCATGGGATGGGCTCAGTGTGATAAAGCCAGGCAGAGTGATGTGGAGAGAGACCAATCCAGCTGAGTCTAAGCCAGGCACCATTCAAAGGGATTTATAAATTCAATTTGGCAGCAATTCAGTAAAAACTGCGGAGAAAGAAATAAGTGTGTGGTTTAAACTTGAAGAGCTGACTGACTACACGTCTTGTGTTTATGACTGGGACTATGGGTAGAAGTGGATAAAACCAGATTATTAATAGAGTCACTGAAGAGATGGATCATCTTTTCTAAAACATACTCACCAGTAAAGTCTAAATGACAGTTGAGATGCCCAGCTTCTGCTGAAAATGGAGATAAAGAGGAAGCGACAGAGCAGATCTGTTCAGCACTAGTAGGTACTTTATGTTGAccaaaaggaaaaacagccaCCCTGACAACAGACCCTAAGTCCAGCTTCGTgattagaagaagaaaagtatGTAGAACAGGGAACGGCATGAACAATGGGTCAGTCTGGACcgaaagtagaaagaaatgagaaaagacatataaccaaatgagagaaagagaaagagaggcagagtttctaacaaaaatagaagtaaaattgTCTAGGGAAACAAGgtggatggagaggaaaggggaaggtTTGCTTCAATATGTACAGGTaagaaagggctggagacatagctcagtggtgcaAGGCTCTGGCTTCCATCATCAGTACCAGAACATGAAGGAACAACACAAATCAGAATCATAAGATCACAGAATTGGGgtaattgatttaaaaagtaattgcaggtgaaatttaaagttttttttaagttttcggtatataagaataaatttaaaagaccTATAAGTGACTGGTGGCTTGAATAACTATGGCCCCTCATAAACTCATgtggtttgaatgcttggctcataaaGAGTGGcaaaattaggaggtgtggcctttttccAACTTATTGTTCTAAGTTTTATGTAAGTTATATTCTAGTTCCAGCATTTGTTAAGTACACAAACTTATTTTGCCGTCCTGAGTTTAAATCGGAGTAAGTGTGAATATaagagcaggtgtggccttgttggaggaagtgcatcactgttTAGGCGATCTTGGAGgtttcctatgctcaagctacactcaGTATGGCGCACAgtctcctccctgctgcctgtggatccagaagTAGAagatctctcagctccttctccagcaccatgtctgcctgcatgctgccatgcttcctgccatgacgataatggatgaaacctctgaaactgtgagccagccccaattaaatgttttcctttataagagttgccaagATCCTGgttcctcttcacagcaatagaaaccttaactaagacaatgaTAAACACAACACATAATGCCCCAAAAGAGACAGAGGTCTAGAGAGATAGCTTgctgggtaagagcactggtctCTCTTGTCAAGGatcctggtttgattcccagaacccacagggcagcttacaaccatctgtaactccagtttcgaGGGATCCAACGTTCTCTTCTGGGCTCCATAAGCACAGGACACGCATACAGGCAAATGCTTATACacatattgcttttcttttcttttcttttctttttcaggacaaggtttctctgtgtagccttcactggcctggactcactttgtagacccagttggccttgaactcacagagattcgcctgtctctgcatcctgagtgctagaattaaagacatgtgccactgctcagcatggtttgtttctttgtttaatgaaacagatgaagaaaacaggttgcacatttaaaacaaaatggcaaagagaagaaaaggacttGCGAAAGATGGCAAATATAAAaggtagacaaaaaaaaaaaaaatccatgctgcATATAATACACATCTCCAAAGATAGAAAGTAAAGCAAGTGAAAGGGACAAACATGAAAAGGTTTAATTTAATGAAACCTTACTGTGGGGTTCAAAATCTGAGAGAACTagctcagaacaaacaaaaccaaattgtgTCTTAGtgatgaacttaaaaaaaaaagttctggctatgtagccaaagaGGTTAAATgtgtaatgaaaagaaaattaaattctcCTTAAAGTATCCAAAAGCAGTGCTCTTGGACAgaatggaatttttttaaaaaaacaggcaTGAGGGATGGGAGTGAGAAATCATAGCAAAGGATTTAAAGTCCTTCAAAGTGTGAATGCAGCAAAGCTTCGTGGACATGCGCAAACTTGCAGAATGGCGATGCCATGACACCTTTCTTAGGAATCCGTACAAGAATATTCTTCAAGAAAACAGAATGGCATGTGATTCCTAGAAGCCTAAAAAAAGTGATAAATGCAACAACCTAGAATCTCTGAAGCACTCAGATTGTTCTAGAAATTATATTCCccacttttaaaaagcttttgaaaGAAAACCAGCAAGAGTTCCCTGGGAAAAGTGGTTTCAAAGCAGGAGGAAAAAACATAGCAGAAAGcaagtagaaacaaacaaaaagaaacagcaggTAAACAAAAAGCTCAAAAATGgctaggttcttttttttttcctcttacattTATCTTTTATGCATATgatatgagtgttttccctgcatatatatgtgtgtgcatcatatGTGTGTCTGGTGACTGTGGAGGTCAAGAAAGGGAAttagatctcctagaactggagctacaatGAGACACAATGTGGCCGCTGGGAACTAAActaaggtcctctgcaaaagcaacaactgctctttactgctgagcatctctctagtGCCCAGCAATGGCTAGTTCAGAAGTCTTGGGAGCTCCTCATATATGAGCCATCTCCGCCAAATAGGAATTGCAAtgcaattaaataaatagatctgTGTAAGTCTACAAGTTCAAAATGATAAAAGGAGGCTTTTGGGGAGTTACTAGATGATAGAAAAGCAATACTTGGTTTTGAAAATTagcaaataaatggaaaacttCTAACTTGTATCCAATTCCCACACTTTGGACCACCAGAATAAAATGCCATGAACAAGGTGGCCtggaaacaacagaaatataTCTCACAGTTTGGGGGCTTGAAAAGGCCAAAATCAATGTAATCAATGTGTCAGTAGATTATGAAGAGTGGTGCAAGCTTTATAGATGACACATAGACCTATGGCCTCATGACAGAAGGCTTGCCATGCAGAATCTCTTAATCCATTCATGAGGGTTCCACCCTCAGGATCTCATCACATTTTAAGGCCATAGCCTCTAACACCGTCAAGGAAGTAACCAGGTTACGACCAATGAATAATGGAGGGGCTACAAACATTCAGAGCATAGCACATACCGTTTCTGTGTAAACTGTATATGACACAGAGCCTTTCTATAGAAGTATTACACCAAGGAAGTAAAGGTTACCGTGAATTATTACTATTAGCCAGGCTTTTGTctttgtgacaaaatacctgaaataaacaacaaaagggATAGGAAAGTGTGTGGGTTCAGAATACTGGTGGCTGAAAGGTATCAGGGAGTGTGGGTACGGCCATGGTGGGGAGGAATGTGTTGGCGAACCAACCAAAACCATGAATGTATGAAATCCATGTATGAAATCCATGTCCTTTCCTATCCCGTTTACTCTATTATTTTTGCTCTCCCCTCACTTAAAACCTCTTTGCTATTTCCCTACCTCACAAGACATTTTCGACTTTCCTGGCCTCTCTCCATACTTACTCTCATATAAGTACCCCATATAACAATTAGAACCTAGGATTTGCATATGAGTGAGAATATGTGATATTTAtgcctttctggatctgggtttcTTAACTCAGTACAATATTTTTCCAGTATATTTTTTCTGCAagtttcatgacttcttttttctttctagctgAATAGAATTCTCTTGTGGAATATAATGCATTTTCATTACTCAGTCATTCATTGATGGATATCTATGTTATTTCCTGCCTGTTGTGAAGAGAGCAGTGATGCACACAGTCATGCAATCATCTATGTGATAGGATATGGATGGAGCTCTTTGGATTTGTGCCTAGGACAGTTATAGCTGGGTTATGAAGAGGTTACGCGTGCTGCTTTTACACACAAATGCACTTCTCTAAGGTAAATATTCCTCCTATGTCACTGATACTGGAGTTAGGGCAAAAGGTCCAGCTCTAGAGAGTCATAAGAATGGATCCATCTCCAAAAGTCATTCAAAGAGAGGCaagccaagtgtgatggtgcatgtctgtacTCTCAGCTAAATGGGACTCTGGGACAGGAAGATTGTAAGTGCAAGGCTTGCCTAGGctcctaggctacagagtgagttccagaccagccctGACAACTTAGAGACTGTGTCACCAAATACAAAGTGAAAATGTAGCTGCAAGTGTAACTTGGTgttagagcatttgcctagcatatgcaaagCCCCATTTTCCCCTCCAACATGCGGGGATTGAGATACTAAGGTGGTGAAGGCAGGAAAGGAGCTTTATTCAAGTGTAACCACATGGCAGAGagcagaaaacagattttttttcctcttttctttctgccttcttttctatTATGAAACAGGGCTCCAAAAACTGGCTTCTAACTTAATATGTAACTAGAGATAATTTTTTTGAAATGCTCTACACTTTATTACTGGACAAACCACACCCCCAATTTATACATGACCAAGTCTCCAGGATAAAAATGCTGAGCTCCATCTGGTAGGATGGATTGATGACCATGACTCAGAATAAAGCCTCAGTCTTGCTGCTGTGTGCATCCTTAGAGTTCCAGCTTTGTTCTCCCCCGGTGTCTTCTCTTGGAGTTGTACCTGATTTTGTTACCAGTTTTCATCCTAATCCATTCAGGAATAGGactgtgcttttgtttcttggccagGAATTGCTTGATTCTGAAAGTCTTGTGAGAAGACATGACGAGAAGCCGAGTCTGATGCACAGCGTGCGATGgcggaggaaaggaaaagaggaggtcCCAGCCAGAAGAACACTACTAAAGATAATGttaaacttctggtcctcctgcctctacctcccaagtattaggattacaggcatgagtcacaGTCCTCAGCTTGGGGTGAGGGGTATGTAGGCTGGactgagaggggaggagggggctgctGTCACAATGTAAAATGTGCAGCATACTCCTGTTCTGAGAAGGACAGGTGTGGTACCTATACTGGGTTCTTGACTATGccctggaattaactaaaaccccaaCTGGCTGTGCATACCTTGGAGGGATTTGGTGCTTAATTGGATCATTTGCTACAGAGCATGGAGGTAGGAAGAGACTcttaatctggatcttttgagCTGGGAAAGTTGACCCGTAATCTGGGCCACGCCTTCTGCTGTAAACCTATATAAGGtcacagaaaagggaaattttCTGTACTTGtctgcttccttctgtccttgctagcaagtccatttcTTCACTGTAGTTAGAGCCTATTTCTTTGGGATTCTTGTGTATACTGAAAATCAGCTGCAAGACTCCACCTCCTGGACAGAGCAAACTATTGGATTCTTGGGCCTTCCACATACATAGGCAGCCGTTGTTGGGTTAgccagaccacagcctgtaaatcattctaataaattccatatatatatatatatatatatatatatatatatatatatatatacatacatatgtatatagccCTGGAACAATAGATGAGAGAGtcattctgttcctctagagaacactGACTGATACAAGAAGCCATGGTATGCTTAGCATTAGAGACACTGTGGACAGGAAGAGCAGGGAATTAGCTGTATGGCTCAGCCTCTCCAGGCTGAATTTATGAGATAGAAGTTTGAGGAAAAAATCTTCAGGATGTGTTCAAAGATGTCTGATTTTACTTTTAAGATACAGTGAAAGATGCATGAGAACAGATTTCATCTAGAGAGACAATTGGCATTTGTCCTATCAATGTGATTAAGTAATCCAAAAGGCCAAAGATGGATTTCCCTTTGGGGATGAAAAAGTACCTCTTCAGAAATTGTGTATCTTACTGACTTTTATCTGTTTATGTCTTCAGACCATTATGGAAACCTAGCAGATAGAATTATTGTAACCAAAGTGATCTGTTCTCACTTTAAGGGGAAAAATGTGCTCCCTCCctcatagaaagaaagaaagaaagaaagaaagaaagaaagaaagaaagaaagaaagaaaagaaggaaggaaggtaggtaacTGACACAGTCTGCCTCCTGCAAAGTCactgaggtctgcctgcctctgcctcctgcgctgagattaaaggcatgcaccaccaccacctggcttcaattacttttctattgctataataaaacaccatgaccaaggaaacttttAGGgataaaaaagagtttattttgggctTACAGTTCGAGAGGGTTAGAGCCTCTGATGGCATAGAGGAGGTAGCAGGTGGAAGGCAgatggaacagcagctgagaatTCATACCTCGAAGCATAGGCAGAACAGAGAGAGTGCACTGTAAGGGCACAAgttttttgaaatctcaaagcttcTTTCCTCCTgcaaggccatatctcctaatccttccccgAAGAGCCACTAACTAGGTGggtaccaagtattcaaatgcctgaaACTTATGAGGGCATCTCTTCCAAACAGAACACAAGAGGATGCAAAAGGAGGCAAGGACAGGAATATGGCCTTCAGGGAAAGTCTTCCTCAGTCACCTACTTCTTCCAACTAGGCCCATCTCTTAGTCCTCAAAATCCCCCAGTTATGACTCTGCCAAATGACTAAAATGTCCATTAGATCACATGATAGTTTTATATGAGGTTTGAAATGTAGACTATGATTCGCATATACTTCTTTAACTGAGTTCTATTCCATTGTTTACTATGTatcatgtgagtgcacatgtgtgtgtgtgtgagtgtgagtgagtgtgagtgttgTATAGAAGTCGTAGGAAAGCATGTTGgcgttggttttcttctttcgcTCTCTTCATCACAGACTCTGATCTCATTAGGCTTTAGAGGGAGGTGCCTGGTACTGAGTCATCTAGTTGACACCTAAGTCAGAGTTGTAAaaggctttctttgttttgaggttCTAAAATTTGATGAACAACCCTATATTTTCCTTGTACTGTATGTTTTCCTCCATAGGCAACCCAGTTGGCATAATCAGTACAAATGGACAAAGTACAGTTTGCATCCAGATTTATCTGCTCCAAAT includes the following:
- the LOC127184585 gene encoding putative 60S ribosomal protein L39-like 5, yielding MSSHKTFRIKQFLAKKQKHSPIPEWIRMKTGNKIRYNSKRRHRGRTKLEL